The Rhopalosiphum maidis isolate BTI-1 chromosome 2, ASM367621v3, whole genome shotgun sequence genome segment aataataacgtttaagttcttacaaaaaatgtttaatatcagaagaattaataaaatgttattaattattcccaatactaagttattattttgccAAGTTTGGTTGTatagtgattattattatttattaattttattttatttgttgaaaattctttattatttctattttaatgagtttaaaatatttgtatgctgtaaaacgattattttaaattattatttttgtttgaggtgactgaattattattatttgtgtgttatttattctttaaagtTTTACATTCCTTTTctgtgaatattaataatattatatgatactttaattataaactgaGTTATtcccataaatttaatatacttatcagcaatgaaacattaaatcattattattatacaatttgtgattagcataaacaaaaaaaaacaattgtactTAGTGTAGAAGAAAGTTGAAATACTGcataatatggttataaattacatattataacctaaCTAAAgagaaaatgaataaaattatgtttatatgaaaataatttaggaacttatactaaaatagaatctatacatttttttcatctaacatggataaacaataaaacataatatttacttttctatggtgtaattaaataataaaaattgccgATTCACTTGTATTTACAATGttagcaaattatttttaatgaatagttaatattaaatttataaaatacaatatgtcatggatattaagtaggtattaaaatattctaaaattttgcATACTCTGCAACCAAAAGCTTTTATTGGTCAAAAATTGTGTTACTTGAATTAAATTACCTCCTTGAATTTGaacgtattttataatgtattgaatCGATGTTGTATCTAGTATTTGTAAATATGCTTTAAATTTTGTACACATAAgagttatgatattttgttatatattaaactaatattaaatttattaagtttttttgtatCTCAAACGTGGGATGGTTCTGTAATATGGGTATagctattcaaaaaataaaaatacttagtgAATACTGGgttttcaaagaaaaaaggGTTACCTTATACTTATGAATATGGACAAACGTTAGCAAATAACAAAgtgaattatagtaattatgcaattatgcactaaataaataaataaaaataacttatatttaggCATCTATTTTAGAtacttaatgtaaaatatagatttaataaaaactaaaaatgaatgtaatacctacttaaatacattcaattttagaATTGAAAGtaagaaaacataaattatgcaaattgcattatgtaagaaaatatgaaggtttgttaaaattataaattataaatttaaagaataaagatttataattaaaaaaaaaaaaatcttatttaataagtCATATTAggctattttttatgatattttaatttgcaaacttttgtaaataatattctgaagCGGCTTCaggtatttctttattttttgacttaAATATTCTTGTTTACCTAACCTAATCTGGCTAATCTTTTGGCTTTGATTTGAAGGACTGAAGGGCAGTGTATTTAACTGCCTTTAGAGAAATTTATTCGAGTTGATCTCTATtctttgtttcatttttttctgacTTTCTATGCTTAATAACTTTTACACTTTGAATCAGTAATGTGTAAtctatattcaataacaacaGCTCTTtagaaagcaaaaaaaaaaaagtgtcaataaaattttctattGACATTTATAGTTCAATACCTAATAGAAAAGAAATTCAATAAAAGAATTCATATCTACGTTTTACAATAAgcattttttcagttttataattataataaaataaaatatagaaaattctttatatttttataaattaattttaaatgtagcaCGGGCCACCACGACAGTTAAAAATGATACGTCAGTTGTCCATGTCTGATCATACAGTAgttgtaatacaaatatatacctatacctataccgTTTGTCCGTTTATAatctatgtacaatatacatatataatcagGGGCGTTATTTGGGGGGTTTGCGGTTGCACCCCTATACACCCCAACTACAGACAGACcataatatgacataataacttaaaaaataatgcagaGTTACGTCATCgttatcaacaataatattaacaatttttgttttcctaTTACAGTGGACGCCGCTTGTAAGACTCACGGATATAAGTTTCGCAGTCGCTTATTAGACTCAAAATTGTCTGGAACGGACTGGACGTAtccaaatacattatataaaattcggTTATAAAACTCACCACTTCATTTATAAGAttcaaatttctttaaaaaaaaataaacatttttggttaaaatttagaaataaattggttttcaaaaattacatatttgttttgGGGTTATTTCTGATTTTgattcatgttttataatatgtgtatgtacAACAAATGTTATCGCATTTCACATTTTTCGCAATTATCGTATGTAATAagactaataagtaataagagatatgtaatatacagaATGTAACTCGTCTATTTGACATTATTACATTTgcagtataattgtatttgtcaAATAAACGAGttacactctgtatattaaagtagattaaaattgaagcaaacaatttaataaaataaaattcataaatatgtaattaaaattttttttccttcttCACCTATAGAAGATTCATTCGGTTATAAGACTCATTTAGTGCTAGTCCCAAAGTGAGCCTTATAAGCGGCGTCCCACTGTATACGTGCCTGTTAGTAACTTAATACCGTAGCTATTTATTACTGAAGATGAACATGttacattatttcatatatactagtatagttatctatattcatttaaaatccaaaagatgtacatttaatgtattataaacctAATATACTCTTGTATTCCTACACGTAAATCGATTTAAGTTCAACCAACCAAAAATACACGTATGATCGACGTTAATTAAACGCAATTTTACCACGgaaaatatacgaatatgCATCAACGTATTTTAAACCTAATATATTCGCGTATTCTTACACGTAATTCGATTTAAGTTCGACCAATTACTAATACCCCAATAATACACGTATtattgacgtatattatacgaatattaattacgtatatatatacaccaacATTatccttattagttattttaaacgtaGATTATACGTGTTGTGTTGAATGGGTACTCCTATTGTACTATGTAATACTGGTCAGTGATCACGCACATGACAAAATAGATCTATTTTGTCATGATTACTATCATATAGGCGAACATTTAGTTGAATTTTTAGGGGGTTATAATAATCCATTGTAAAGTGATCCAACACCCTCTTTCTATACACAGGTATAACATATCACATTCGATTTTTTGAGCGGTCTATTAAAATACTTGGGAGGGCCAAGCCCCCCTCAAAGACCGTCTATATTGATCACACATTCACGAGAAAAAGTACATGATTGCGATGATTTACGAGCGctctttattttgttatcgatattatcatagaaaaagtaaaaacttaaaaaactgtgataaaaaatatttaaaaaaatgttatttacttaaattatgtaagaaaaatgttcataacgttaatagatttttaaataacgagtggttcatgataaaagaatcacctgTTATATAGTTGCAGACACGAAAAATAACGAGAGCTTCCCAGAATCCCAGCAGATAGCAGCAAATTTTTGTCATCCTAATTTTCTAAcactttaaatgatttattccaGAATTTGATGTGCAAGTGTTTAATACAATGatgatcaaattaatattttttaaacatcttatatattaatattataaattatatacattataaataatacagtagtaataattaatataagcactatataatattatacacagtaaATTTAACTTTGGCTCAGaagttagaataatatttgaaattcgttggcttatcattattttttaaattcataattataatataccactaTCTTGTATCAAGATGAGTCAATCTAGATGATCCCAAAATCCAACAATAAATTAGCAACTTATAGCTAATAACTAACTTAAAACTCAGCTGTGTAATCAGTTTACtaagattttatttagaaattaagagatgtttttcaaatattttatctttgtcAATGTAGAAATAGTTATCcagttatgaattataattattcaattttgaacgatttttataatgataataataatataataataatcatgtagTATAGTAATTTGAAGTATtcaagtatgtaatatatattttacaagactGATATtcaaaaacgtaaaatattaatagtgtaATTACTAGTTAGATTGATAATGtagcaaataataatgtctGATATGAGTGATATGACTATtgactatacatataatcacGCGGACTTTGACCTCAAAGTTTTCGTTTATCTTTACGAAAATAGAATACAAGTATATACTTCtattattggtttaaaaatgaatcttTATTAGttctatttgaaataattaaatgtattgtcaAACGACAAACACTACATACTCGGAAATAGAAAGGTAAAAGTTACTGACCTGAGGTAATATCATAAGttctatacaataattgttaatcaaacgagtcgtataatattattatgataaaagtaTAGACAATTATCTAACTTAACtatgtatactatacttatacattacaCACATATCTTTCTAGTCATATCCTTTGACAAATCCATAGGGAATTATCTATCAGGGTACCTGGAACGTGTGCTGAGTAACTATTAAATgtctgtttatatatttaatgaatgtgttaattgaaaaaaagtaattttaactaactatatttatttcttatatagttatatgtatgtatagccgtataggtatgtaaatgtatttttatacatctattattttaaattaaaaagtagtaGTAagcatattactatattagatatttattagatagaaatatatatatattttcctcTACAAGGAAAATTGAGGAATCATAGATATgctattgaatataaaattccaTGATGGCACCACTGGAAGCAAAGCAAAAAGACCATATAAAGAAACattagaaaaagaaaaatttttacGGAATATCtgtatcttttaaatttttaccagccactatttaattataaacatttattattttaataacaatataacttaGAAGCAATCGATATATATCAATGGCTGTAGTCAATTTGCACCAAAATTgacctaaaatatatacaacatgTGTAATTTGCACCATTCTCAGGTAGTAAGAAATAGGAATTGTAATTTctaccaaaattaaaatcgattattttttgatagtaTCTCGATAGTACCAACTTACAAGTTATTATAtcctaatataaatttagcttagtttttatttataaaatagctgAGCTTATACACGTAATGTTGTAAGTTTATacaaaatcgtataataattatgaatataaaaaaaaatcatttgtgtCCATCTAGTCTTGACGTCAACGAGGATATCAAGGAATAAtcgaatatttcaaaattgaatattcaataatcGAACAAATAATCATTGTGGTGCAAAttacaaaatctatttttgaCTACCTGAGGGTGGTGCAAGTTATAAAGGGCGTCGCCTGATTGCGGCCCAAAGTAAACTTTTTACCTTTTCACCTATCCCGATTGCGGCACGTACATAATAGGTAGGAAATACTATTTAAGtggttatcaaaattaaataaatatttggattGCGTTGGATacgtattttgatattaatatataactattgattATACACAATTCACACGATCACCAATACTCGCCTCTCGGTGCAACCATATATTTAGCTTCTATTCAATGgctaaaatacaaacattttgtgattatttagTAGACACTTATATTGATGATGATTCTAATTTTCCTCCTGAAATATGGGCTACTTATAGTTCCAGTATGTATTTCACAACGATGTGTGTGAAAGTTTCCATTCGAAATTAAATTCACTTTCCAAGTACataatttttggaaattttgaaAGAACGCCAAAcagatgttaaaataaaaatttaatttattgtttggaCTCaatcaattgtattttatatattttttttatattgtaaacaatttattattttaatattcgactatttatttattaatacattaattgtatttcatatataatttcaaatacaaatggctccaatacaatatttaaaaattaaaaaaaattactttattttattaattataagctaTTTTGTGAACCAATGTGTGCTTGGGCGCAATCGGGATACTTATATTTGGGATAAAATACGACTACTTGAATTCGGGCCGCAATCTGGCAACTCCTATTATAAACTCCCATATCAATAATAGGCTGAAGGGATTCAACTCGAACAACCTAACAATATTGGTCGAATTCAATTCCGATAACCTAAAAGTATTTGCGGGACTCAATTCAATGTCAGCCGCTAAAACTATGGTATCCTACATGTAAAAACAGATTcgtatttatcaaaatctttaatcaaaattactaatttaccaaattattaatgatcgATAGTTCAATACGGTTTATTTGTAAGttctaatatactataatataattaaacacaaagtatgtatttttaggAATCGATCGGTACAATTcacacaacaattattattacattcgaATATCAACTGGcgaaatttatgtatattaatatactttttttctatcccataatttttgtttctctACCTGTGATTTTCAGCGCGAttgatatatacttatatatatgacTATTAGGTACTGTTATAGTAATAGCGCTAActgttacaaatttaaatgagcCGACCAATCAGAGTTGATCGGGATTCAGAATTTATAGTggggtttattatattatattgtttatatactgTTCATAGTTTCATACGGCTCGTACGTCCATACGTTGTCttcataataaagtataaattataagctttTTATGTTTGCAGTTTAGTAAACTTTTAGCtatcacattttaataataaaacctagCTATTTCATTTCATACCTTTCGGACACTGATCGACGTTCCATAATCTAAATCATTCGCTGTTCGCTCTCCTGAGTTCCAGCTGCACCGTTATGCACTCctgcacaatataatatagaaaattatattgtttaaaatacgtatatttgtatgtaagtataaaattaacaagaaatttaatataatttatgtgtatagtaaaattgtttatatttattaaataataatcagatttttgaaattgtgtCGAACTTATTAAcaactttaaaagtttattggacttaatttataatatacctatatatacgatgtatatataattatagatacaataaatagtagaataaatatgataaatttatttactagttatagtatactatactaGACATTattcaagtattatattttttatattatacatttttaatgtaattctaatattttatttcacattttagtttttaaagtcATGAGGcataaaaaaacagaaatgGTTTCAAACACGAACATTGTAAGTACAATttcgcaaaataaaaaaaaatcaaattcaaaacATAACTATCTCAggaatatatcaaatattttcgaTACAAAAGGTAAGAaagatattacatattactcaatactcatattatattatctatatttaaaaatattaagtttaagaCAACGTCTCATCCGAATGTGTTATTTCCGTCTTAAGTATCAGATTAAATGAAGAAATTaccaaacttaaaaataagaaaatgatCTGTTTTAgcatatttgcatattatatagttatttacaatatttttatttttaagaaaattatgagtattatgacttatgacttgtgaatatataaatattactgtttaaaaaaattcttataactcgcttaaaatataatgattctaAAAAACCAGCTTACAAAAACAGCTAATCTTCTATCCTTTAGTGGTTTCCTTTGacaatattcattttactCTTTAGTATTAAAGTCAACAAGACAATACTAGTTCTGCAGAACATAAATTTACTGTTGTACTTGTGTTTGACAGACATTGGAATGTCCTAATAAGCAGGGGCGGCTCCAAtgacttttaatttttcttattattcttaatatttctgTAATCCATATTATAGAAATGTGTGCTACGCAATTAATcttttaaacataacaaaataatatcatagtatattttatattaatttatttataggttctttataatatacataatatagatatcaGGTACATAACGTCATACCTCTATCTATATACTTGTACGTGTCTATGATAGTCGAAAGTATAACgtgttttttgattataattttttttaacaatatacaattttttataaatacgagCTTGGGAGGGCAGCCGCCCCtactattaaataggtacttatatgttatataatcctatattattataataattaaatatataggtaatttaaaaaaaatatttgaatatgaataataattttgcttaataaatgttatttgataacctttcataaattaataactacttTTAGATGATACAGAgacaaataaagtaaaatgtcAAGAGTTAGTTGAAAAAACAAtagaaacatttaataatgaacaaaataaatctaaagagataccaattttaaaagtacacaACCAATTCATAagtgctaaaaataaatttgaaacaaaaaaaaataaaaaaacaacaaataaaatgaaaacttgTACTAATGCTATACAAGAAAACCTAACAAAAACggctaaaaaaacaaacacagaaattaaaaaagaagaatCCATTCaactaattgaaaaaaagtcGTATAAATTACCAAACAACAATGAAGGAAGACTTACTAAAGAAAGTGCAGTAAGTATAAATACTAccttttaattaacaattagtactaaaataatactaattatgtaCTAACCTAAtggctaatatatatatatatctataagatAATGGAATATAGTgaaagacattttttattatcaattaatagttgtttgactttttttcatttttttttcatgcttTTCTCAAACTgtatacgatttttatttttttcacacttTTATAATGGTGAAACCACtattaacttttgattttcaaatcgcaatttatgtttaaatagggctatattttttatgaattttaacgttcaaattattattttccgttAATTTTTTTGCGAAATAAACTTTTCAAAGTTGGGCGGTCTTcggtttatttaatacttcatGTTTCATATgctcatatttaataataagtatttataatcaatggtaataaACTCGTTATTGGCTATCGACACAGTGATGAACTTTGTATCTATATAGACTATAAGTTACCAACGCCTAACAGCCGTAATAACCTGTAGGACGAACACCCAAAAACCTCAAACCACCCAACTTTGAGTAGCTAAcagttaaatgaaaaataataatttgaacgttaaaattcataaaaaaagccCTACTGTTTTAtgacatttgaaaatatatgctgccatttgaaaatcaaaaattgatagtgatttaattgttaaatttaagggTGAAAATACAAGaatgttatatagttttagaaaagtatgaaactaaaaattttgaaaaaaataaaaattgtaaaagtcaacacttttttaaataatgagtgttcaATGATAAAGAATCATACTGTAtactattttcatataaaaaagttatattatgaaacttttttgtatttcagACTTTGCTAgaagtatttttgtatttccttttataatgaattagcTAACTGATTGATGGACAATGATCATAAGc includes the following:
- the LOC113554608 gene encoding uncharacterized protein LOC113554608; amino-acid sequence: MRHKKTEMVSNTNIVSTISQNKKKSNSKHNYLRNISNIFDTKDDTETNKVKCQELVEKTIETFNNEQNKSKEIPILKVHNQFISAKNKFETKKNKKTTNKMKTCTNAIQENLTKTAKKTNTEIKKEESIQLIEKKSYKLPNNNEGRLTKESAFVNVMELKNENSNETVLNKKKLNSKGPNGRPKCIVHAAYQKNINNDSSIPNCQHKRKLLRMKKMINNFHKRFK